A single region of the Octopus bimaculoides isolate UCB-OBI-ISO-001 chromosome 6, ASM119413v2, whole genome shotgun sequence genome encodes:
- the LOC106871462 gene encoding ubiquitin carboxyl-terminal hydrolase 38: MDQILQGLFVSNHPDILKEKILQKILKSPKTAQDTVPVLNLAVKWSLDGETAFQCTSGVRLYENWARNNEEIFQKYFNKVLMNDILINSHQNPTAAIVIIEKSLQILKGTECYASLVKYFQQLITIFLKQNSNLQCLAIIFSLLIKQPKCVPVYQRYDFCCVIIDILYVTRTPKQGVNFLREVKTINTAGQILFQLWENCNPNNSNDDTKKNSVHYLFSLISQPFNSPSVCLGTLSQIPVKSVEEIIDLINIDVINKPRISNTIYQILHWLDWPFSQRVHIWIIGIFEKLAAAGFDEVLKEIAQETIVFIVNMLKPIASRESAAKILVHIYTKIQMSPDSTSHMIMSLVDIIPILAEEKSSTGLACIEILLANMELEIYWHSKEPFIKYRQTCFSIKELQLNKVKPLAALCNTSNCKNFTVPPLEIKKTLTRKTGLCNVKNSCYMNSAIQVLFMLDNFRQEVLGMPVPPGGIISKLQEVFSYLLSSQRPSFYPSEFYCNANPSWFAKYEQQDCAEFLSHLLNAFDEEEKKNSMKTESDLSDKNKGEITKCEIVDSKSRTLIDRKFFGKLRNSTRCLKCQTETKYEERFSFLLLALPYDDDEEEEVKEEKNINDKLDIRDLIQNYFTVEELKVSNQFKCPNCNDYRDGIRQVFLIDAPEYLNLTLSRFSYNKKNKKRSKIMAYVNYPKELCLKCFTTNDESLVVEEDINYVLCSVVIHSGYNSDSGHCILLSRHSCLINEHYTNLSNLLKDNWYIFNDESVTETKYNFSDTLKSSKSDTPYFFIYRRVTKELLDSGELCCNLEELLEKSVIPERFQNEISKDNERYFKEKLSQVKDEDSTKKKKDDFDYDGSGNSGGTNAFGHLDIFGSKFIY; this comes from the coding sequence ATGGATCAAATTCTTCAAGGACTGTTTGTTTCTAATCACCCAGATATCCTTAAAGAAAAAattctacaaaaaatattaaaatcaccAAAAACAGCACAAGACACAGTCCCAGTTTTAAATCTTGCAGTAAAATGGTCATTAGATGGAGAAACTGCATTCCAATGTACATCTGGTGTTCGACTTTACGAAAATTGGGCAAGAAACAATGAAGAGATATTTCAAAAATACTTCAACAAAGTTTTAATGAATGATATCTTAATTAATTCACACCAAAATCCAACAGCAGCCATTGTTATCATCGAAAAAtcattacaaattttaaaaggtACTGAATGCTATGCATCATTAGTGAAATATTTCCAGCAGTTAAtcacaatatttttaaaacagaacAGTAATTTACAGTGTTTAgctataatcttttctttattgataAAACAGCCTAAATGTGTTCCTGTTTATCAACGATATGATTTCTGTTGTgtgattattgatattttatatgtTACTAGAACACCAAAACAAGGAGTTAATTTTTTACGAGaagttaaaacaataaatacagctggacaaattttatttcaattatggGAAAATTGTAACCCTAATAATTCTAATGATGACACAAAGAAAAATTCAGTTCATTATCTGTTTTCCTTAATTTCGCAGCCATTTAACAGTCCTTCTGTCTGTCTTGGAACGTTGAGTCAAATACCAGTTAAATCAGtagaagaaattattgatttaattaatattgatgTAATTAATAAACCTAGAATCTCCAACACAATTTATCAAATTTTACATTGGCTGGATTGGCCATTTTCTCAACGAGTACATATATGGATAATTGGGATATTTGAAAAATTAGCAGCAGCAGGATttgatgaagttttaaaagaaattgcTCAGGAGACTATTGTTTTCATAGTCAACATGCTGAAACCGATTGCTTCTAGAGAATCTGCAGCTAAGAtcttggtacatatatatacaaagatacagaTGAGTCCTGATAGTACCTCTCACATGATAATGTCGTTGGTTGACATCATTCCAATATTAGCAGAGGAAAAAAGCAGCACAGGTTTAGCATGCATTGAAATCTTATTGGCCAATATGGAGTTGGAAATATATTGGCATTCTAAAGaaccatttataaaatatagacaGACTTGTTTCTCAATCAAAGAACTgcaattaaataaagtaaaaccTCTTGCAGCATTATGTAATACTAGTAATTGCAAAAATTTTACTGTTCCTCCTCTTGAAATTAAGAAGACTCTAACACGCAAAACTGGATTGTGCAATGTGAAAAACTCGTGTTATATGAATTCAGCTATTCAGGTGCTCTTTATGTTGGATAATTTTAGACAAGAGGTATTAGGCATGCCAGTGCCCCCTGGTGGAATCATCAGCAAACTACAAGAAGTTTTCTCCTATCTACTATCAAGCCAACGGCCTTCTTTTTACCCATCAGAATTCTATTGCAACGCTAATCCTTCATGGTTTGCAAAATATGAGCAGCAAGACTGTGCAGAGTTTTTGTCACATCTTCTGAATGCTTTTgatgaggaagaaaagaaaaacagcatgAAAACAGAGTCAGATTTGAGTGATAAAAATAAGGGAGAGATAACTAAATGCGAAATAGTAGATAGTAAATCAAGAACGCTAATTGATAGAAAATTTTTTGGTAAGCTCAGAAACTCTACAAGGTGTCTAAAATGtcaaactgaaacaaaatacGAAGAAAGATTTTCGTTTTTGCTCCTAGCATTaccatatgatgatgatgaggaggaggaggtgaaggaagagaaaaatataaatgataaactcGATATTCGAGACTTAATACAGAATTACTTCACAGTGGAAGAATTGAAGGTTAGTAATCAATTTAAGTGTCCAAACTGTAATGATTATCGTGATGGAATTCGACAAGTTTTCCTCATAGACGCTCCAGAATATTTAAATCTAACTTTATCAAGATTTtcttataataaaaagaataaaaagcggTCTAAAATTATGGCTTATGTCAATTATCCAAAAGaattatgtttaaaatgtttCACTACAAATGATGAGAGTTTGGTTGTCGAGGAAGATATTAATTATGTACTGTGTTCTGTTGTTATTCATTCTGGTTATAACAGTGATTCCGGACATTGTATATTGCTATCCCGACATTCGTGTTTAATTAATGAACATTATACAAACTTGAGTAATTTACTAAAAGACAACtggtatatttttaatgatgaatCTGTAACAGAAACAAAGTATAATTTTTCAGATACACTTAAATCATCAAAAAGTGACACTccttacttttttatatatagacgtgtaacaaaagagctattagattCAGGTGAGTTATGCTGTAATCTAGAAGAACTGCTTGAAAAATCTGTAATTCCAGaaagatttcaaaatgaaatttcaaaagacAATGAAAGGTATTTCAAGGAAAAATTATCACAGGTCAAAGATGAAGAcagcacaaaaaagaaaaaagatgacttTGACTATGATGGCAGTGGGAACAGTGGAGGGACAAATGCTTTTGGCCACTTAGACATCTTTGGGTCTAAGTTTATATACTAA